The Phacochoerus africanus isolate WHEZ1 chromosome 15, ROS_Pafr_v1, whole genome shotgun sequence genome has a segment encoding these proteins:
- the KAZALD1 gene encoding kazal-type serine protease inhibitor domain-containing protein 1, producing MPRVLTGLPLIMPQSPAAALALPLLLLLLLLVRLPPQTGARPSPGPDYLRRGWLRLLAEGEGCAPCRPEECATPRGCLAGQVHDACGCCWECANLEGQLCDLDPSAHFYGSCGEQLECRLDTGGDLSRGEVPEPLCACRSQRPLCGSDGRTYAQICRLQEAARARPEANLTVAHPGPCESGPQIVSRPYDIWNVTGQDVIFGCEVFAYPMASIEWRKDGLDIQLPGDDPHISVQFRGGPQRFEVTGWLQIQAVRPSDEGTYRCLARNALGQVEAPASLTVLTPDQLNSTGIPQLSSLHLLPEEEAESEEGEDYY from the exons ATGCCCCGAGTGCTCACAGGCCTTCCACTAATCATGCCACAGTCGCCCGCAGCTGCCTTGGCTctgcccctgctgctgctgctgctgctgctggtgcggcTGCCCCCACAGACTGGCGCGCGGCCATCCCCAGGCCCCGATTATCTGAGGCGCGGGTGGCTGCGCCTGCTGGCAGAGGGCGAGGGCTGCGCTCCCTGCCGGCCAGAAGAGTGCGCCACGCCGCGGGGCTGCCTGGCCGGCCAGGTGCACGACGCATGCGGCTGCTGTTGGGAATGTGCCAACCTCGAGGGCCAGCTCTGCGACCTGGACCCCAGCGCCCACTTCTACGGAAGCTGCGGTGAGCAGCTTGAGTGCCGGTTGGACACAGGCGGCGACCTGAGCCGCGGAGAGGTGCCCGAGCCGCTGTGTGCCTGCCGCTCGCAGCGCCCGCTCTGTGGTTCCGACGGCCGCACCTACGCGCAGATCTGCCGCCTGCAGGAGGCGGCCCGCGCTCGGCCGGAAGCCAACCTCACCGTGGCGCACCCAGGGCCCTGTGAATCCG ggcCCCAGATTGTGTCGCGCCCATATGACATTTGGAATGTGACTGGGCAGGATGTGATCTTTGGCTGTGAGGTGTTTGCCTACCCCATGGCCTCCATCGAGTGGAGAAAAGATGGCTTGGACATTCAGCTGCCGGGGGATGACCCCCACATCTCTGTGCAG TTTAGGGGCGGACCCCAGAGGTTTGAGGTGACAGGCTGGCTGCAGATCCAGGCTGTGCGTCCCAGCGATGAGGGCACCTACCGCTGCCTGGCCCGCAATGCCCTAGGCCAGGTTGAGGCCCCAGCTAGCCTGACAGTGCTCACACCAG ACCAGCTGAACTCCACAGGCATCCCCCAGCTGTCATCCCTGCACCTGCTTCCTGAGGAAGAGGCTGAGAGTGAAGAGGGCGAGGATTACTACTAG